From the Patescibacteria group bacterium genome, the window CTCGAAAATTTGTATCTCATTCCATCCTTAACTTCAAGGGGCTGTCCGCACCAATGCACGTTTTGCATAAACGCGATTTTAAAAAATCGCTTTAGGCCCCGGTCTTCAGAACAAGTAATCCGCGACTTAGAAATTATCCAGGCGAAGAGCTATTTTAAAAATAAGAAAATAAGGTTTTGGGACGAGAATTTTTTCGTGGATATAAATCGGGCCAAATCGATCGTGGACGGGATGATTTCCCGGAGGCTTATTATACCCTGGGAAACGACGGTCCGGGCTAACTATCTTCGCGCCGGAATGATTGACGGCGAATTTATGGCCCGCATAAAGAAATCCGGCTGTTATCTTTTGTCTTTTGGCGCCGAGTCGGGGAGCCCGGCAATTTTAAAAAAAATAAAGAAAGGAATTACGCCGGAAGAAATTATTAATTCGGCCAAGATGTGCTTAAGGCATGATATTATTCCCCAGTATTCGTTTATGATCGGACTTCCCGGAGAAACTAAGAAAGACATGAAGATGACTCTTCGGCTGATAGACGAACTGTTATCTTTGAGCGATAAAGTGCAAATTCTCGGACCCCAGGCTTTCCGGCCATATCCCGGGTCTGAACTTTATTCCGAATGCGTTAAGTCCGGCTGGCGTTCGCCTGGCAGTCTGGAAGAGTGGGCCGAACTCGCGCGAAATGAATTAAGCTACCTGGCCGTTAAAAACTTTCCCTGGGTAAAGGACAAAAGCTATGTCGAATCAATGGAAGCTTATGTTCGTTTCGGCGCTCATAGCTTAAAAAGCTCCCTTGGTTCTTCGGTTAAGGCGGGTAAATGGCTAAAGCTCGGATTCGTTTTATTATGCAAACTGCGCTGGAAGCTGAAATTTTTTTATTTTCCCGTTGAATTCAAGCTGGCTAAATATTTTGTTGTTGGAAAATAATTTGAGCCTTAGACTGGACAGTAATGCAATCTCAATTAAGGAGCCTTAGCCTGTTATAGAGTAATCTTTATTAACCTTATGAAGATATTATCATTAAGCCTGGACAGTAATTATGCCAAACCTGATTCGCCGGTTTCTTTGCGGACCAAAGAATACGGGGCGCTGGCGGATCTTTACTGGGTTATTGCCCCGGGAGAAAGGGGCGCCAACCTGGAGCTAGGTGAAAAAGTTAAGGTAATTTTTTCGGGCGGGCATACGAAGCCAGTAAGGCTCGCGCGGATTTACCATATTGCCAGCCGGGTCATTAAGGAAAATAAATTCGATGTAATAACCGTGCAAGACGCATATTTTCTAGCCATGCTCGGCTGGGTTATTGCTAAAAGATTTGATCTGGGCCTGGAATTGCAAATCCACGGGTTTGAAAAATTTTTTGGACTAAGAAAAATTATTGCTAAGTTCGTTCTTCCTAAAGCCGATTCAATTAGAACTGTAAGCCAAAGGATGAAAAATTTTCTAATCAATAATTTTAATATCAAGGAAAAGGCAGTAACGGCTGTTCCGGTTTATTATGACGTAAAAAGGCCGGCCGTTCCCGAATTCAGGCATTCCGCGTCCGGCCAGCCGGATGGCGAAAAAGAAATTTTTGTATTTTTAACTGTTGCCAGGCTGGCGGCAGTTAAAAGGATTGATTCGCAGGTTATGGCACTGGCGCAAATTGTAAAAAAATTTCCCCAAGCCAGGTTATGGATTGCCGGTTCAGGTCCGGAGGAGAAAAGGCTTAAAGAACTGGCCCGGAAAACACAGCTTGAAAACTACGTCCAATTCTTCGGCTGGCAGGAGAATCCGGATGAATTTTATTCCCGGGCCGGCGCCTACCTCCTTACTTCGGATTCGGAAGGCTGGGGAATGTCGGTAATTGAGGCGGCGGCTTACGGACTGCCGATAATCATGACCGACGCCGGCTGCGCCGGAGAAATAATAATTAATGGAGAAAGCGGAATAGTAGTACCGGCCGGAAATACGCGTGAATTAATTAGAAGCATGGAATTGCTGATTAGTGATCCGGAGCTAAGGAAAAAACTCGGCCAAGGGGCAAAAGCGGCTTTAAAAAAATTAAAAACCAAGGAAGAAACTTTGAAGCTCTACAAAAAGAGCTGGGAGCGGGCAATAATAAAATAAAAAGCATTTATATCTTACGATATAACTTTCATTCGCTCGTCCCGCATCCCGCGGGGCTCGCTTATATCAATTATGAAAACTTTATCAATAGTCATTCCAGTTTATAATGAAGAAAATACGATTTTAAAAATTATCGGAGCTATTGAGTCAGTGGACCTGCGGGAGATTAACAAGCAATTAATTATCGTTGATGACAAATCAATTGACGGCACCAGGAAAATTCTGGAAGGAATAAAAGGAAAATACAAGGTAATTTTTAAGGAAGAGAATGGCGGAAAGGGAAGCGCCATCCGGACGGGTTTTAGGGAAGCCCAAGGCGACATAGTTCTAGTCCAGGATGCTGACCTGGAATATGATCCGGAAGAATATCCGAAGCTGATTTCTCCTATTTTAGACGGTAAAGCCGACGTAGTGTACGGTTCGAGGTTTATGGGAGGCGAGCCGCACCGGGTGCTTTATTTTTGGCATTCGGCCGCCAATAAACTGCTTACTCTTTTATGCAACATCTTCAGCGGCTTGAATTTAACTGACATGGAAACCGGCTATAAAGTTTTTACCCGGGAGGCGCTAGGAAAGTTAGCGCCCAGGCTTACCGCCAATCGTTTCGGCATTGAACCGGAAATGACCATCAAAATCGCCCGGTTAAAGCTTCGGGTTTATGAAGTGGGAATTTCTTACTCCGGCCGGACTTATGCCGAAGGAAAAAAAATAAATTGGAAAGACGGCTTTGCCGCCGTCTGGCATATAATCAAATACGGGATCATTTCTTAATATATGAAGCTTTTAGTAATAACCCAAAAGGTGGATATTAATGACGATCTTTTAGGCTTCTTTCATAAGTGGCTGGAAGAGCTGGCGGCGCGCTGGGAGAAGCTAACCGTAATCACCCTTGGCCAGGGAGAGACGAAACTGCCGGCTAATGTCCGGGTCTTAAGCCTGGGAAAGGAAAAAGGGGCGCCCAGAATGTTTAGAAAATCCATTTACACATGGAATTTTTTTAAGCTGATTATAAGGGAACGGAAAAATTATGACGCGGTTTTTGTCCACATGAACCAGGAATACGTAATCCTCGGCGGCCTTCTTTGGAAATTGTGGAATAAAAAAATCGGCTTTTGGTACGTCCATAAAAAAGTGAGCTTTAAACTGCGGCTGGCCGAAAAGCTGGCGGATTATATTTTTACCGCTTCCGAAGAAGGCTTTAGGCTGGGGTCAAAAAAAGTTTTGATCACTGGCCATGGTATTAATACGGAACAGTTTAGTCCGGCAAAAGCGGAAAGAAAACCAGAGGGCGCCTTTAAAATAATTTACGTCGGACGCATCAGCCCGATAAAAAATCAAAAGTTATTGGTCGAGGCTTTGGATATATTGGTGAATAAAAAAGGCATCACTGATTCGCGGATTAAATTTATCGGCGCGCCGGTTTATCCTGAAGATGAAGCTTACTTAGGACAATTGAAAGAAGCGGTTAGGAGGGATAAGCTGGAAGGGTGCGTGGACTTCATCGGCAGCGTCCCATACCGGGAAATCTCTAAATATTATGCCGAGGCCGATTTGGCCGTAAATTTATGCCCAACCGGCGGGATGGACAAGGCGGTTTTGGAAGCTATGGCCGCCGGGCTGCCGGTCATTGCCTATAATAAAGCTTTTGTTTCTTTGTTTGGACAATATGCCGGTCTAATGGTATTGGAAAATGACGACAAGATAGAGCTGGCAAAAAAAATAACGGCCCTGAAAATTCTGCCTTTAGGCGAGAAGATAGTTTTGTCGGAGCGCTTAATATCTATAGTAAAGGAGAGATACAGTTTGGGAAATTTGATTGAAAAGATAACCAAAAAATTCCAAAGCCGCGAATAATGATTGTATGGCAAAAAAAGTTGCGTTAATCTCTTTGTACGCCGGGAGCGCCCGGGGCATACCGCCCCTGGGGTCTTTGTATTTGGCGACAGCTTTAAAAAAAAAGGGAATAGGCGCAAAAATTTTCCATGCTGACGCCGGACAGCTCGAAGAACTAATTTCAAAAATCAGGAGCTATTGTCCGGATTTGGCTGGTATGTCGGTTTTTACCGGCCATTTAAATAAAAAGTATGTCCAATTGTCGAAAGAACTAAAAAAGGAAGGATACCAAACCGTTTGGGGAAACGCCCACCCTTCGCTCTTGCCGAATGAAGTGTTAAAAGAAAACTACGTCGATTTTATTATAATCGGAGAAGGGGAAGAAGCCTTGGCCGAGCTGGCGGAAAGCCTTGACGCCAGGGACCAATTCGCCCGGATAAAAAATCTTGGCTACAAAGATGATTCAGGCGGAATCCATATCAATCCCCGGCGGGAATTTTCCGATATTGATGAATATTTAATTGATTGGTCCCTAATAAATCTGGAAGAGTACATAATTCCGTATTTTTCCGGCCGCTTCCAAAGGACTTTGGCGGTTGTAAGTTCCCGGGGCTGTCCGTATAATTGCCAGTTCTGCTACAACCTGGTTTTTAATAACCGGCGGTGGCGGGCCCATTCTCCGGAAAAAATTGCCGCTAACCTGGAGCCGATAATAAAGAAGTACGGGATTGAAGCTATCCGGTTTCTTGATGATAATTTTTTTGTTGACAAAGAAAGGGCTTTTAAGATCGTAGAGGCGCTCGGTCTTCCATTTTCCGCCGACTGCCGGGTGGAATACATAACTGAAGATTTTGTCAGCCGGCTGAAATCGGCCAAATGCCTTGAGCTTACTTTCGGTTTTGAATCCGGGTCAGACAGAATTTTAAAGGAAGTAATAAAAAAGGGAACTGGCACGGCGGAAATTATCCGGGCGGTAACGCTTTTGTCCGGCTCGGGGATAATTGCCTCGGCTGGAATAATTTTCGGAGCGCCGACCGAGACTAAAAGCGAATATCTGGAAACTTTGAATTTTATCATCCGGCTTCTGAAAATCAATCCTAATCTGGCTTTTACCTGCGGATGGTTTCTGCCTTATCCCGGAACCGGACTTTACGAAAAATCCAAGGAACTCGGGTTCCGGCCGCCCCAGAGCATTGAGGAGTGGGATAAGTTTGACCGCTGGAGGGATGATTACGAGATGGAGTGGGTTGGCTGGGACGCTAAAAGAGCGGTAAAATACTCAAGGCGGTTTGTTCATCTTCTGGCCCTGGCTTATAAAAGGAACATCCCGATTTTAAAATCGCTGTTAAAATGGAGGGCTGGCCGCGCTAATTTCAGTTTTCCGCTGGATATATATATATTTTCCCGCTTGAGGCAAATTTACCTTTTTGAAAGCGGTGAAAAAGCCCATAACCGGATTATCAAAAAAATTCTCAATTTCATTATTAAATCCGCCCGCGCGGCGAAAAAAATATGACCCGGGAAAAATTTTTATTTAAGCATTTAGGCGCGGGAAAAATTCTTGATATCGGCAATTTAGGCGGAGGAGCCAGAATCCATAAGGAGATTATCAGCCGTTTTCCCGGAGCGGAGGTTTATGGCCTTGATTCGCAAAGCGCCGGCGGGCTCGGTTTTAGTTTTCCCAATCAAGCGGCCGGGCGGGCGGAAGACCTTCCTTATCCGGATAACCACTTTGATTTTATATATTTAGGTGAAGTTTTGGAGCATAGCTGGGAGCCGAAGAAAATTACCGACGAGTGCTTTCGGGCTTTAAAGTTTGGGGGAGTATTGGTTCTTGATACCCCTAATATTTATGCTCTTTCCCGGATGCTCCGTTATTTTTTCACCGGCCGGGACATAATCCTTGGGGATCCGGACCACAAAATATTTTTTTCCCGAGCTATGCTTTCAAATCTTCTCGATAAATCCGGATTTGATGTCTTAGATCTTTTGAGTGATGGACTCTGCACAATTAAATGCCGGAATTTTCGATTGCCTGGAATTGGGCCGTTTAACTATATGGGCGAGCACCTTCTTTGCGCCTGCCGAAAGAAATAATTTTAAGAGTCGGCACAATAAATATAGTAGTAATATGGAAAGCCAAAATAATGATCATTGCGTGCGTGATGCCGGCAAAAAAACATCATACGCCAACAACTTTAATAAGTATTGCGACCCTAATCGCTGGGCCAGCTACTGGCACCAAATAAACAGCGTTTTAGGTTGTAGGGCGGAAAAAGTACTGGAAATCGGGATCGGCGACCGGGTGCTGGCCAACTACTTAAAAAGTAATACTAGCATTGATTATCATTCGGTTGACGTTTCACCGGATTTGTGTCCGGATATCGTTAACAGTATTGACGACCTTAAGGATATAGAGGATAATTTTTTTGATGTGGTTTGCGCTTTTGAAGTATTGGAACACCTGCCTTATGAGAAATTTAATAAAGCGCTGGGCGAACTTTACCGGGTGTCCAGCCGGCATGTCATTTTAAGCCTTCCTCACTGGGGCCGGCATTTTTCTTTTGATTTCCGCCTGCCTTTTATAAAAAGGATAAGATGGCAGATAAAGCTCCAAATATTCGGAAAAAAGCATAAATTCGACGGCCATCATTTTTGGGAGCTGGGGAAGAGGGGCTATAGCCTGAAGAGGGTAAAAAGTGAGCTAGTAAAGGCCGGTTTTAAAATTGAAAAAGATTATATTGCCTTTGAGTCGCCCTATCACCACTTTTTTATTTTGAAAAAATAATTTATGAGATTTTCTTTAGTAATACCCGCCTATAACGAATCATCCAGCCTGAATTCGGCGATTAGTCCGCTTATGGATGAAATCGAGAAAGTTGAGACTGATTTTGAAATAATTTTAGTGGACAACGGTTCGACCGATGATACCCGGGAACGGCTGGCCGGATTAGAGAAAATTTTCCCCCGGCTAAAAACTGTAAGGGTTTTTCCGAATCAGGGATATGGAAACGGAATCCTGGCCGGCCTGAAGTCGGCCCGGGGCGAGATTATCGGCTGGACTCACGCCGATAATCAGATAGCCCCGGCTGATATCGTCCGCGCTTACCAAAAAATGCTTAATGAAAATCTCCAATTATGCAAAGCAGTTCGAAAAGAAAGAGAATCCGGCTGGCGCCGGACACAAAGCCGGGCCTATAATTTTATCTTTCACCGGCTTTTTAAATCCGGCCTTCGCGATATTAATTCGCCCCCAAAGATTTTTTCGCGTTCGCTTTATGAAAAAATAAATTTATGCTCTTTAGGCTGGTTTATTGATCCGGAATTGGTAATCAAAGCCCTTCGCGAAGGGGCGAAAATCGGAGAAGTTGAAATTTCCTGGAAACCCCGAGAAGGAAGCCGGTCGAAGGTATCTTTGACCGCCTCTTTGGATTTTTTATTCAACATGATAAAGTACAGGCTCAACTTTGATTAGAAAAAATATGGAAACAGAAAAATCGCTTGATGTCTCGCAAATCCCGGTGGTAATTTTCTGCGGAGGGCGGGGCACCAGGCTAAAAGAAGAAACGGAAATAATTCCCAAACCGCTGGTTCGAGTCGGCGGCAAGCCGATTTTGTGGCATATAATGAAAATCTACTATGCCCAGGGTTTCCGTAAGTTCGTCCTCTTAATTGGCTATAAAGGAGAGCTGATTAAAGAATACTTTTGCCGCTATCATCTGCATCAATGCGATTTTACCATCCGCCCTAAGGACAAGCGGCGTGAAATTATTTACCACAGCCTTCCGGCTGAAGACTGGGAAATTAGCTTCATAGATACTGGAGCCGACACCCAGACCGGTGCCAGGCTAAAAGGCGCGGAAAAGCTTTTGAAAGGCCGGCTTTTTATGCTTACTTACGGCGACGGGGTGGCGGACGTTGATCTTTCCCGGCTTTTGAAAGTCCATAACCAGGAAAAGAAAATGATTACTATCACCGGAGTTTTTCCGCCCAGCCGTTTCGGAGAAATAATTATGGAAGGCAATTCGGTGGTTGGGTTTTGGGAGAAGCCGCAGGTGCAAAGCGGGTATATTAACGGCGGATTCTTTGCCGTTAACCCGGAGATTTTTGATCACCTGGCTGGCGACGATTCATTGAACTTTGAAAAAGACGTTTTGTCCCGGCTGGCCAAAGAAGGAAATATGGCTGCCTGCCCGCACAACGGCTATTGGCAGTGCATGGATACGGTCAGGGACATGGAGCTGTTAAATGAGGTATGGCAAAGCGGAGCGGCTCCCTGGAAGGTTTGGTAGATAATTTCTTGCCCCGCTTTTTATATGGCTTTATGTTTTATTTTTGTTCATAGGGCCGCCTGTCAAGCAAATTGGCTATGAAAAAAACAGATACAATTCTTTTAACCGGCGGGACTGGATTTTTAGGAAGCCAAATATTAAAATTGCTGGCTAAAAAGGGGCAAAGGGTGATTGTTTTAAAAAGGAAAAATTCAGACCTATCCCGTGTCAGGGGTGTGGTAAAGAAAAATAGGATAATCTATGTCGATTTAAAACCCGGCTTTTCTAATGCCGGCGCAATTTTTAGGAAATATAAAATTGATTATGTAATTCATGCGGCGACCTGCTATGGCCGGAAGGGGGAACCGGAATCAAAGGTAATAGAAGCAAACTTAACCCTGCCTCTTCTCTTGTTGGGAACGGGGATAACGAGCGGCGTAAAGGGTTTTATTAACGCCGATACCTTTACCAGAGACAAAAAATGGATTTATGCCCGAACCAAGGAGGAGCTGGTTAGCCGGGCAAAAAAAATGGTTAAAGGGAAAAAAATAAAGTTCATCAATTTAAAGATTGAACATATGTACGGGCCGGGCGACAGCGCCCATAAATTTATCCCTTGGGTAATCGGCGAGCTAAAAAGAAACGCCCCGGCAATTTCTTTTACTAAAGGCCGGCAAAAAAGAGACTTAGTCTGCGTGGAAGATGCATCAAGGGCATTTTTCAAAGCCATAGAAAATTTTAGCGCATTAGCTAATTTTCAGGAATTTGAAATCGGAACCGGCCAAAGCCGCTCGATTCGAAAATTGGTTTTAATGATAAAAAAAATGACGGGCAATAATACTTCCCGGCTTAATTGGGGGGCTCTGCCTTACAAAGAAGGGGAAGCGATGGATTCCAGGGCGCGGGTTTCCCGCAACAAGAAATTAAAGTGGCGGGCAGAGTACGATTTAAAAAATGGCCTTAAAAAAACGCTTGAGTATTATTTATCAAATAAATGAATACAGTTCTCATTAATCCTCCGCTCAATCTGGATTTGCGCCAAAATATTTTTTCCACCCAATATCCTCTGAATTTAGGCTATCTGGGAGCGGTTCTGGAAAAGAATGGTTTTTCAGTCAAGCTCTACGATTACGCGGTCGAAAATTTTAACGAGGAAGAATTCCTGCGGCGGATAAAAGATGATGGTGTCCGATTGGCCGGCGTGACGGCTATGACCAACACTATCATATCCGCCGGACGGCTGATTCGAATTTTGAAGAAAAATTTTCCGGAAGTAACAACGGTTTTAGGAGGAACTCATCCGACCGCATTGCCTGAAAGAACTTTCGAAGAAATTCCCGAGCTGGACTATATTATAATGGGGGAAGGAGAACTTACGCTCCTGGAGCTTTGCAAAACTCTGGAAAATTCCGGCAGTACGGGAAATATTCAAGGGTTGGCCTTCCGGGAAGAAGACGGAACAATCGTAAAGAATCCCCGCCGTCCGCTAATAGAGGATTTGGACGTCCTGCCTTTTCCCAGCCGCGATTTATCGCGCCCCGAACTATATTGCCGCTCGCATACTTCCCGGGGGATTTCCAGGAAGTTTTTAAAAATCGCCGAACTGATGACTTCCCGAGGCTGCCCTAGCCAGTGTATTTTCTGCGCGGGACACATCAGTTATGGCTACCGGGTAAGGTTTAGGAGCGCCGAAAATGTTTTAGCCGAAGCCGAGGAGTGCGTTAGGAAATACGGCATCCAGCACTTCACCATACTAGACGACACTTTTACCCTGAAGCCGGAAAGGACTGCCGCTATTTGCGAAGGCTTGAAAAAAATGGGGGCTACCTTTGACTGCAATACCCGGGTGAACGCGGTAAGCCGGGAGTTGATAGTTAAAATGGCGGAAACCGGCTGCAAAAAAATTTCTTTCGGAATCGAATCCGGGAGCCAGAGGATGTTAAAACTGATAAAAAAAGGGACTACGGTAGAAGAGATAAAAAGAGCGGTGGGTTGGGCCCGCGAAGCCGGAATCCATATTGTTGAGGGGACTTTTATCCTGGGTTCGCACCCGGCAGAGACCCGAAGCGATATTGAAGAAACGCTTAAATTAATGAAAGAACTTGATTTAGATTTTATTTCTTACGGCATTATTGTTCCTTTTCCGGGAACCGAGGTTTATGAAATTATGCTTCTAAAAGGCCTCCTTTCCCCCAAAGTTTCCTGGGACAAGTTTGTTTTTGCCGGTGAGCCTCCCTGGCGGATTGAAAATTTTTCCGCTAGCGAGCTTTTAAAAATCCAAAAGCGAGTCTATCGGGAATTTTTTCTGCGTCCGGGTTACGTTTTAAAGCGGATCAAAAGGACAAATATTCGGGAATTGAAATATTATTCTGGCGCTTTAGCTGATTTTATCAAAAACTTGATATGAAAAATTTTTATCGGGATAAAAAGATACTTATTACCGGCCATACCGGATTCAAGGGAGCCTGGCTTACTCAAATTTTGTTAAACTGGGGCGCAGATATCGCCGGCCTTTCTCTTCTGCCGGAGACCGAACCCAGTCTTTTTGAGGTTTTGGGACTGCAAAAAAAAATTACTAATTATTTTTATGATATAAGAGATTACTCGCTGGTTAGAAAGGTTGTTTTAAAAGAAAGGCCGGAGATTGTTTTCCATTTGGCCGCCCAAGCGCTGGTAAGGGAAAGTTATGACGATCCGATAAAAACTTTTGCCACCAACACTATGGGCACCGTCCATATTCTTCACGCTATCCGCGAAGCAGGATGCGTAAAATCAGCGGTAATTATTACAACTGACAAAGTTTATAAAAATGCCGGCCAAAACCGTCCCCAAAAAGAGGCGGATCCCCTGGGCGGGCATGATCCTTATAGCGCGAGCAAGGCCGCCGCGGAGATGGTGATTGAATCTTATGCCAAGTCTTTTTTTAATCCGGCGGACTTTAGAAAAAATCACAACACTTTAATCGCCAGCGCCCGCGCCGGAAATGTAATCGGGGGAGGCGATTGGGCCCGGGACCGGCTTATCCCGGATTTTATAAGATCGGCCTGCGAAAAGAAAAATAAATTAACAATCAGAAAGCCCAAAGCCATCCGGCCCTGGCAGTATGTTCTGGATCCGCTTTCCGGGTATTTAATTCTTGCCAAAAGGCTTCATGCCGGGGAAAAGAAATTGAGTTCAGCCTGGAATTTCGGCCCCCCAAAAAGAAGTTTTGTTTCGGTAGAGGAAATTATGAAGAAGCTCTCAATTATGCTAGGCGAGGCGGATTATAAGATAAGACCACAAAACGATAAGCCCGAAGCCGATGTATTAAAGCTTGATGCTAGTAAAGCCGAAAAACTATTGGGCTGGACGCCGAAATATAATCTGGATCAAAGCCTTGAGTGCGCGATGGAATGGTACAAAGGCTATTATTCTGATCCCGGCCACATCTTAAAATTGACCGATAATCAAAT encodes:
- a CDS encoding radical SAM protein, whose translation is MRIQGGLMNKIILINPPFNIAKDNYDSSVSVGLLSIATYLDSREYGVKIIDGVRQKNYFAEIEKLAPDCEYFGLSVMTMQIPEALKISQRIKELNPKAKIIWGGAHPTFFTKETASHPLVDLAVFGEGEKTVEEVLSGRVLKEISGLAFKENGAITVNTARELTDPREMPLFNWDLVAGEVLENLYLIPSLTSRGCPHQCTFCINAILKNRFRPRSSEQVIRDLEIIQAKSYFKNKKIRFWDENFFVDINRAKSIVDGMISRRLIIPWETTVRANYLRAGMIDGEFMARIKKSGCYLLSFGAESGSPAILKKIKKGITPEEIINSAKMCLRHDIIPQYSFMIGLPGETKKDMKMTLRLIDELLSLSDKVQILGPQAFRPYPGSELYSECVKSGWRSPGSLEEWAELARNELSYLAVKNFPWVKDKSYVESMEAYVRFGAHSLKSSLGSSVKAGKWLKLGFVLLCKLRWKLKFFYFPVEFKLAKYFVVGK
- a CDS encoding glycosyltransferase family 4 protein, whose protein sequence is MKILSLSLDSNYAKPDSPVSLRTKEYGALADLYWVIAPGERGANLELGEKVKVIFSGGHTKPVRLARIYHIASRVIKENKFDVITVQDAYFLAMLGWVIAKRFDLGLELQIHGFEKFFGLRKIIAKFVLPKADSIRTVSQRMKNFLINNFNIKEKAVTAVPVYYDVKRPAVPEFRHSASGQPDGEKEIFVFLTVARLAAVKRIDSQVMALAQIVKKFPQARLWIAGSGPEEKRLKELARKTQLENYVQFFGWQENPDEFYSRAGAYLLTSDSEGWGMSVIEAAAYGLPIIMTDAGCAGEIIINGESGIVVPAGNTRELIRSMELLISDPELRKKLGQGAKAALKKLKTKEETLKLYKKSWERAIIK
- a CDS encoding glycosyltransferase family 2 protein; its protein translation is MKTLSIVIPVYNEENTILKIIGAIESVDLREINKQLIIVDDKSIDGTRKILEGIKGKYKVIFKEENGGKGSAIRTGFREAQGDIVLVQDADLEYDPEEYPKLISPILDGKADVVYGSRFMGGEPHRVLYFWHSAANKLLTLLCNIFSGLNLTDMETGYKVFTREALGKLAPRLTANRFGIEPEMTIKIARLKLRVYEVGISYSGRTYAEGKKINWKDGFAAVWHIIKYGIIS
- a CDS encoding glycosyltransferase family 4 protein, with product MKLLVITQKVDINDDLLGFFHKWLEELAARWEKLTVITLGQGETKLPANVRVLSLGKEKGAPRMFRKSIYTWNFFKLIIRERKNYDAVFVHMNQEYVILGGLLWKLWNKKIGFWYVHKKVSFKLRLAEKLADYIFTASEEGFRLGSKKVLITGHGINTEQFSPAKAERKPEGAFKIIYVGRISPIKNQKLLVEALDILVNKKGITDSRIKFIGAPVYPEDEAYLGQLKEAVRRDKLEGCVDFIGSVPYREISKYYAEADLAVNLCPTGGMDKAVLEAMAAGLPVIAYNKAFVSLFGQYAGLMVLENDDKIELAKKITALKILPLGEKIVLSERLISIVKERYSLGNLIEKITKKFQSRE
- a CDS encoding radical SAM protein, with protein sequence MAKKVALISLYAGSARGIPPLGSLYLATALKKKGIGAKIFHADAGQLEELISKIRSYCPDLAGMSVFTGHLNKKYVQLSKELKKEGYQTVWGNAHPSLLPNEVLKENYVDFIIIGEGEEALAELAESLDARDQFARIKNLGYKDDSGGIHINPRREFSDIDEYLIDWSLINLEEYIIPYFSGRFQRTLAVVSSRGCPYNCQFCYNLVFNNRRWRAHSPEKIAANLEPIIKKYGIEAIRFLDDNFFVDKERAFKIVEALGLPFSADCRVEYITEDFVSRLKSAKCLELTFGFESGSDRILKEVIKKGTGTAEIIRAVTLLSGSGIIASAGIIFGAPTETKSEYLETLNFIIRLLKINPNLAFTCGWFLPYPGTGLYEKSKELGFRPPQSIEEWDKFDRWRDDYEMEWVGWDAKRAVKYSRRFVHLLALAYKRNIPILKSLLKWRAGRANFSFPLDIYIFSRLRQIYLFESGEKAHNRIIKKILNFIIKSARAAKKI
- a CDS encoding class I SAM-dependent methyltransferase — its product is MTREKFLFKHLGAGKILDIGNLGGGARIHKEIISRFPGAEVYGLDSQSAGGLGFSFPNQAAGRAEDLPYPDNHFDFIYLGEVLEHSWEPKKITDECFRALKFGGVLVLDTPNIYALSRMLRYFFTGRDIILGDPDHKIFFSRAMLSNLLDKSGFDVLDLLSDGLCTIKCRNFRLPGIGPFNYMGEHLLCACRKK
- a CDS encoding class I SAM-dependent methyltransferase, which codes for MESQNNDHCVRDAGKKTSYANNFNKYCDPNRWASYWHQINSVLGCRAEKVLEIGIGDRVLANYLKSNTSIDYHSVDVSPDLCPDIVNSIDDLKDIEDNFFDVVCAFEVLEHLPYEKFNKALGELYRVSSRHVILSLPHWGRHFSFDFRLPFIKRIRWQIKLQIFGKKHKFDGHHFWELGKRGYSLKRVKSELVKAGFKIEKDYIAFESPYHHFFILKK
- a CDS encoding glycosyltransferase family 2 protein translates to MRFSLVIPAYNESSSLNSAISPLMDEIEKVETDFEIILVDNGSTDDTRERLAGLEKIFPRLKTVRVFPNQGYGNGILAGLKSARGEIIGWTHADNQIAPADIVRAYQKMLNENLQLCKAVRKERESGWRRTQSRAYNFIFHRLFKSGLRDINSPPKIFSRSLYEKINLCSLGWFIDPELVIKALREGAKIGEVEISWKPREGSRSKVSLTASLDFLFNMIKYRLNFD
- the rfbF gene encoding glucose-1-phosphate cytidylyltransferase, encoding MPVVIFCGGRGTRLKEETEIIPKPLVRVGGKPILWHIMKIYYAQGFRKFVLLIGYKGELIKEYFCRYHLHQCDFTIRPKDKRREIIYHSLPAEDWEISFIDTGADTQTGARLKGAEKLLKGRLFMLTYGDGVADVDLSRLLKVHNQEKKMITITGVFPPSRFGEIIMEGNSVVGFWEKPQVQSGYINGGFFAVNPEIFDHLAGDDSLNFEKDVLSRLAKEGNMAACPHNGYWQCMDTVRDMELLNEVWQSGAAPWKVW
- a CDS encoding NAD(P)-dependent oxidoreductase encodes the protein MKKTDTILLTGGTGFLGSQILKLLAKKGQRVIVLKRKNSDLSRVRGVVKKNRIIYVDLKPGFSNAGAIFRKYKIDYVIHAATCYGRKGEPESKVIEANLTLPLLLLGTGITSGVKGFINADTFTRDKKWIYARTKEELVSRAKKMVKGKKIKFINLKIEHMYGPGDSAHKFIPWVIGELKRNAPAISFTKGRQKRDLVCVEDASRAFFKAIENFSALANFQEFEIGTGQSRSIRKLVLMIKKMTGNNTSRLNWGALPYKEGEAMDSRARVSRNKKLKWRAEYDLKNGLKKTLEYYLSNK
- a CDS encoding radical SAM protein; amino-acid sequence: MNTVLINPPLNLDLRQNIFSTQYPLNLGYLGAVLEKNGFSVKLYDYAVENFNEEEFLRRIKDDGVRLAGVTAMTNTIISAGRLIRILKKNFPEVTTVLGGTHPTALPERTFEEIPELDYIIMGEGELTLLELCKTLENSGSTGNIQGLAFREEDGTIVKNPRRPLIEDLDVLPFPSRDLSRPELYCRSHTSRGISRKFLKIAELMTSRGCPSQCIFCAGHISYGYRVRFRSAENVLAEAEECVRKYGIQHFTILDDTFTLKPERTAAICEGLKKMGATFDCNTRVNAVSRELIVKMAETGCKKISFGIESGSQRMLKLIKKGTTVEEIKRAVGWAREAGIHIVEGTFILGSHPAETRSDIEETLKLMKELDLDFISYGIIVPFPGTEVYEIMLLKGLLSPKVSWDKFVFAGEPPWRIENFSASELLKIQKRVYREFFLRPGYVLKRIKRTNIRELKYYSGALADFIKNLI